A section of the Vespa velutina chromosome 6, iVesVel2.1, whole genome shotgun sequence genome encodes:
- the LOC124949755 gene encoding glycoprotein 3-alpha-L-fucosyltransferase A isoform X1, with protein sequence MGLPRLSLKRCFLYVFCLTGMLLVLMNVRQKEIWHAMRSDPVQVQSLRGLGDTTKSQMKQYWPLKSKKPTIRIMHTIRETIKRKDVTEVNSTGTTILSENSIDSLAPSRRPWYMKGGTRRPYPATKSRRTGRRLARLWPEEDTYDDRVTNQLMFVPPDYNRTDEHRLKKIMVPHGMGEAKVGSDIFVQHRCPVNTCTIVRDNPDEADLILFKDYVTHVGRRPRNQVWMLYFLECPYHTQSVKNALINWTATYRRDSDIVAPYERWQYYDSSVKQIPQTFNYAANKTKKVAWFVSNCHPRNQRMHYAKELSKYIQVDIYGACGTLRCPRSQSQTCFDMLDEDYKFYLAFENSNCKDYITEKFFVNGLGHNVLPIVMGAHPSDYARSAPYRSYIHVDEFESPKELATYLYRLDNDDELYNSYFRWKGTGEFINTYFWCRVCAMLHDDRPAKFYKDVNDWWRGEGVCTTSSWREHESSKKVRLRNT encoded by the exons ATGGGTCTGCCGCGTTTGTCACTGAAGAGATGCTTTCTTTACGTATTTTGTTTGACGGGGATGTTGCTGGTACTTATGAACGTACGTCAAAAGGAGATCTGGCATGCGATGCGATCGGATCCGGTTCAAGTGCAATCTCTTCGTGGTCTTGGAGACACGACCAAG TCGCAGATGAAACAGTATTGGCCTTTGAAATCGAAGAAGCCGACGATACGGATAATGCATACGATTCGAGAGACGATCAAGAGAAAAGACGTAACCGAG GTGAATTCGACTGGAACGACAATCTTGTCGGAAAATTCGATAGATTCTTTGGCTCCATCGAGAAGGCCTTGGTATATGAAAGGTGGAACGAGAAGACCATATCCAGCTACCAAATCTCGTCGTACTGGTCGAAGATTGGCACGTTTATGGCCCGAAGAGGATACTTACGATGACCGTGTGACTAACCAA TTGATGTTCGTGCCACCTGATTACAATCGAACGGACGAacatagattaaaaaaaataatggtaCCCCATGGTATGGGGGAGGCCAAAGTCGGTTCGGATATTTTCGTTCAACATCGTTGCCCTGTGAATACATGTACCATCGTTCGTGACAATCCAGACGAGGcagatttaatattattcaaggATTACGTAACGCATGTAGGACGAAGACCTCGTAATCAG GTATGGATGCTGTATTTTTTAGAATGTCCTTATCACACGCAAAGCGTAAAAAATGCTCTTATCAATTGGACGGCTACTTATCGTCGTGATAGCGACATAGTTGCGCCCTACGAAAGATGGCAATATTATGATTCTAGCGTCAAACAAATCCCACAGACATTTAATTATGCCgctaataaaacgaaaaag gTCGCCTGGTTCGTTTCAAACTGTCATCCACGAAATCAACGCATGCATTATGCCAAGGAACTGTCCAAATATATTCAAGTAGATATTTATGGTGCCTGTGGAACATTACGTTGTCCTCGCTCACAATCGCAAACTTGTTTCGACATGTTAGACGAGGACTACAAGTTTTATCTCGCTTTTGAAAATTCCAACTGCAAGGACTATATAACGGAAAAGTTCTTCGTGAATGGGCTTGG GCACAACGTATTGCCGATCGTGATGGGTGCACATCCGAGCGATTATGCAAGAAGTGCACCTTACCGATCTTACATTCACGTCGATGAATTCGAATCGCCGAAAGAATTGGCAacttatctttatcgtttggATAACGACGACGAACTTTACAACTCGTATTTTCGATGGAAAGGCACAGGAGAATTTATAAACACGTACTTTTGGTGTCGCGTATGTGCAATGTTGCACGACGATCGTCCAGCGAAATTTTACAAGGATGTGAACGATTGGTGGAGGGGCGAAGGCGTATGCACAACCAGTTCCTGGCGAGAACACGAAAGCTCGAAGAAAGTACGACTTAGAAACACCTGA
- the LOC124949755 gene encoding glycoprotein 3-alpha-L-fucosyltransferase A isoform X2, protein MGLPRLSLKRCFLYVFCLTGMLLVLMNVRQKEIWHAMRSDPVQVQSLRGLGDTTKVNSTGTTILSENSIDSLAPSRRPWYMKGGTRRPYPATKSRRTGRRLARLWPEEDTYDDRVTNQLMFVPPDYNRTDEHRLKKIMVPHGMGEAKVGSDIFVQHRCPVNTCTIVRDNPDEADLILFKDYVTHVGRRPRNQVWMLYFLECPYHTQSVKNALINWTATYRRDSDIVAPYERWQYYDSSVKQIPQTFNYAANKTKKVAWFVSNCHPRNQRMHYAKELSKYIQVDIYGACGTLRCPRSQSQTCFDMLDEDYKFYLAFENSNCKDYITEKFFVNGLGHNVLPIVMGAHPSDYARSAPYRSYIHVDEFESPKELATYLYRLDNDDELYNSYFRWKGTGEFINTYFWCRVCAMLHDDRPAKFYKDVNDWWRGEGVCTTSSWREHESSKKVRLRNT, encoded by the exons ATGGGTCTGCCGCGTTTGTCACTGAAGAGATGCTTTCTTTACGTATTTTGTTTGACGGGGATGTTGCTGGTACTTATGAACGTACGTCAAAAGGAGATCTGGCATGCGATGCGATCGGATCCGGTTCAAGTGCAATCTCTTCGTGGTCTTGGAGACACGACCAAG GTGAATTCGACTGGAACGACAATCTTGTCGGAAAATTCGATAGATTCTTTGGCTCCATCGAGAAGGCCTTGGTATATGAAAGGTGGAACGAGAAGACCATATCCAGCTACCAAATCTCGTCGTACTGGTCGAAGATTGGCACGTTTATGGCCCGAAGAGGATACTTACGATGACCGTGTGACTAACCAA TTGATGTTCGTGCCACCTGATTACAATCGAACGGACGAacatagattaaaaaaaataatggtaCCCCATGGTATGGGGGAGGCCAAAGTCGGTTCGGATATTTTCGTTCAACATCGTTGCCCTGTGAATACATGTACCATCGTTCGTGACAATCCAGACGAGGcagatttaatattattcaaggATTACGTAACGCATGTAGGACGAAGACCTCGTAATCAG GTATGGATGCTGTATTTTTTAGAATGTCCTTATCACACGCAAAGCGTAAAAAATGCTCTTATCAATTGGACGGCTACTTATCGTCGTGATAGCGACATAGTTGCGCCCTACGAAAGATGGCAATATTATGATTCTAGCGTCAAACAAATCCCACAGACATTTAATTATGCCgctaataaaacgaaaaag gTCGCCTGGTTCGTTTCAAACTGTCATCCACGAAATCAACGCATGCATTATGCCAAGGAACTGTCCAAATATATTCAAGTAGATATTTATGGTGCCTGTGGAACATTACGTTGTCCTCGCTCACAATCGCAAACTTGTTTCGACATGTTAGACGAGGACTACAAGTTTTATCTCGCTTTTGAAAATTCCAACTGCAAGGACTATATAACGGAAAAGTTCTTCGTGAATGGGCTTGG GCACAACGTATTGCCGATCGTGATGGGTGCACATCCGAGCGATTATGCAAGAAGTGCACCTTACCGATCTTACATTCACGTCGATGAATTCGAATCGCCGAAAGAATTGGCAacttatctttatcgtttggATAACGACGACGAACTTTACAACTCGTATTTTCGATGGAAAGGCACAGGAGAATTTATAAACACGTACTTTTGGTGTCGCGTATGTGCAATGTTGCACGACGATCGTCCAGCGAAATTTTACAAGGATGTGAACGATTGGTGGAGGGGCGAAGGCGTATGCACAACCAGTTCCTGGCGAGAACACGAAAGCTCGAAGAAAGTACGACTTAGAAACACCTGA